CGTTTTTGTTTGCGAAAACGTAAACGCAAACGCTTCCGTAAATGTTGTTTCTCCCACAGATGTCTGACGAAGGATTAAATGGGTCGTTTGCGTTTGCGCAAACGCAAATCATGTCTCGGTCCATCCGCGCCTGCACCTTCCTCGACAAAGGGGGGACGGGCAAGACGACGACGGCGGCCCACCTCGGAGTGGCCCTCGCCGAGCGAGGAAACGACGTGTTGCTCATCGACCTCGCCGGCAAGCAGGGCGACCTCGTAAAGCACTTCGGCCAGTGGGAGACCGTCGAACGCCAAATCGAGGACGACGACGACTGGCCCAATATCTCCACCGTGTTCCAAGACCAGTGGGGGGCCATCGCCGAGAAACTGGGCGAGGCCGCAGTCGAGGACCTGATTCTCGAAACCGACGAGGGCGTGGACCTGATTCCGGCCCATCCGGGACTCGACAGCCTCGACGCCGAACTCGGAAACATCGACGACGCGCAGGACCGCTACTCGCGCCTCGATTCCTTCCTCGACGAGTACATCGAACCGCTGGGGTACGACGCCATCCTCATCGACCTGCCGGGTCTGACGAACAACGTCAGCTACAACGGTCTCTGGGCCGCGCGCAACGTCATCGCGCCGGTCGAGATGGGACCGTTCGAGTCCGAGCAGGCCGAGGCCCTCCGGGCCGACCTCGACAAAATCGGCGCGAACTTCGACGTGAGCGTCGAACTCGCCATGGTCCTCCCGAACAAGGTCGATACCCGGACCAAACTCGCCGAGGAGTACCTTGACGCCTTCGAGTCGGCCTACCCCGAAGCGTTCGCGCCGGCCCACGTCCCGGTCAGTCAGGACATCCGGAACGCCGCCGAGTCGGGCCGGACCGCCTTCGCGCTCGAAGAACCCTCCACGACGGCCCAACGCGCGCTCGAGGCATTCCTAGAAAACGCTGACACCTTGGCCGAGCGTCT
This genomic window from Halorussus lipolyticus contains:
- a CDS encoding ParA family protein is translated as MSRSIRACTFLDKGGTGKTTTAAHLGVALAERGNDVLLIDLAGKQGDLVKHFGQWETVERQIEDDDDWPNISTVFQDQWGAIAEKLGEAAVEDLILETDEGVDLIPAHPGLDSLDAELGNIDDAQDRYSRLDSFLDEYIEPLGYDAILIDLPGLTNNVSYNGLWAARNVIAPVEMGPFESEQAEALRADLDKIGANFDVSVELAMVLPNKVDTRTKLAEEYLDAFESAYPEAFAPAHVPVSQDIRNAAESGRTAFALEEPSTTAQRALEAFLENADTLAERLESAERERAVPTGGETA